One genomic region from Solwaraspora sp. WMMD792 encodes:
- the ilvA gene encoding threonine ammonia-lyase: MTELVGLPDVLAARDVLADVVRVTPLEPSRPLTALLGGPVWLKCENLQRAGSYKVRGAYLRISRLTEQQRRRGVVAASAGNHAQGVALAAGLLDIGATVFMPTGAPLPKVTATRGYGAEVEFAGTTVDEALDAAREFADRTGAVLIHPFDHPDVIAGQGTVALEILEQCPEVTTIVTSVGGGGLISGIAVAVKALRPDVRVIGVQADRAAAYPPSLAAGAPVRLADYRTIADGIAVGRPGDLTFAHVSKLVDEIVTVSEEDLSRALLMLLERGKQVVEPAGSAAVAALLSGAVRPATPTVAVLSGGNIDPLLLLRVIEYGLAAAGRYLRFTVRCGDRPGELAALLALIAEQRANVVDVDHQRRNPHLRLGEVQVGLSVETRGPEHSTELVEVLRDRGYQVAFAAAD, translated from the coding sequence ATGACGGAACTGGTCGGACTGCCGGACGTCCTCGCCGCCCGGGACGTCCTGGCGGACGTGGTACGGGTGACTCCGCTGGAGCCGTCCCGCCCGTTGACCGCCCTGCTCGGCGGGCCGGTCTGGTTGAAGTGCGAGAACCTGCAGCGGGCTGGCTCCTACAAGGTACGCGGCGCGTACCTGCGGATCTCCCGGCTGACCGAGCAGCAGCGCCGGCGCGGGGTGGTCGCGGCCAGCGCCGGCAACCACGCCCAGGGCGTGGCGCTCGCCGCCGGGCTGCTGGACATCGGCGCGACGGTGTTCATGCCGACCGGCGCTCCGTTGCCGAAGGTCACCGCGACCAGAGGGTACGGTGCCGAGGTCGAGTTCGCCGGCACCACCGTGGACGAGGCGCTGGACGCGGCCCGGGAGTTCGCCGACCGGACCGGTGCGGTGCTGATCCACCCGTTCGACCATCCGGACGTCATCGCCGGTCAGGGCACCGTGGCGCTGGAGATCCTGGAGCAGTGCCCGGAGGTCACCACCATCGTCACTTCGGTGGGTGGCGGTGGGTTGATCTCCGGAATCGCGGTGGCGGTCAAGGCACTGCGCCCGGACGTACGGGTGATCGGCGTGCAGGCGGACCGCGCGGCCGCGTACCCGCCGTCGCTGGCCGCCGGTGCCCCGGTGCGGTTGGCCGACTACCGTACGATCGCCGACGGCATCGCCGTGGGACGCCCCGGTGACCTGACGTTCGCGCACGTCAGCAAGTTGGTCGACGAGATCGTGACGGTCTCCGAGGAGGACCTGTCGCGGGCGCTGCTGATGCTGCTGGAGCGGGGCAAGCAGGTGGTCGAACCGGCCGGCTCGGCCGCGGTGGCGGCGCTGTTGTCCGGCGCGGTGCGGCCGGCCACCCCGACGGTCGCGGTGCTCTCCGGCGGCAACATCGACCCGTTGCTGCTGTTGCGGGTGATCGAGTACGGCCTGGCCGCCGCCGGCCGGTACCTGCGGTTCACCGTACGGTGCGGCGACCGGCCCGGTGAGCTGGCCGCGCTGCTGGCGCTGATCGCCGAGCAGCGGGCGAACGTGGTCGACGTCGATCATCAGCGGCGCAACCCGCATCTGCGGTTGGGTGAGGTCCAGGTCGGCCTGTCGGTAGAGACCCGCGGCCCGGAGCACTCGACCGAGCTGGTCGAGGTGCTCCGTGATCGCGGCTACCAGGTGGCGTTCGCCGCCGCTGACTGA
- the greA gene encoding transcription elongation factor GreA yields MSTTDREAPTTWLSQDAYDRLQAELNELIAGRTAMAAEINARREEGDLRENGGYHAAREEQGKQEARIRYLQELLRTAKVGEAPDADSVAPGTVVTIHFDDDPADTETFLLGSREISSTTELTVYSPESALGQAILGSRQGQTVTYTAPSGADIKVTVDKFEPFAG; encoded by the coding sequence GTGTCCACGACCGACCGCGAGGCGCCCACCACCTGGCTGTCCCAGGACGCTTACGACCGGCTCCAGGCCGAGCTCAACGAGCTGATCGCCGGACGGACGGCGATGGCCGCCGAGATCAATGCCCGTCGGGAGGAAGGCGACCTGCGGGAGAACGGCGGCTACCATGCCGCCCGCGAGGAGCAGGGCAAGCAGGAGGCCCGGATCCGCTACCTGCAGGAGCTGCTGCGTACCGCCAAGGTCGGCGAGGCACCGGACGCGGACAGCGTCGCGCCCGGCACGGTCGTCACGATCCACTTTGACGACGACCCCGCCGACACCGAGACCTTCCTGCTCGGCTCCCGGGAGATCTCCTCGACGACCGAGCTGACCGTCTACAGCCCGGAGTCCGCGCTCGGTCAGGCCATCCTGGGCAGCCGACAGGGTCAGACGGTGACCTACACCGCGCCGAGCGGCGCGGACATCAAGGTCACTGTCGACAAGTTCGAGCCCTTCGCCGGCTGA
- a CDS encoding DUF4307 domain-containing protein translates to MTDTSATTAPTAAMFPPGRYGRRRAPRARRPWLVALLTAVAVLVGTAIAGRLYTLYGDPLHQPEVITYTEATEDGITIDFAVTVPPGGATTCLVRARSRDGAEVGRSEVTVRAEPGERHVRTTYRLATERVAFLGEVPRCRPAD, encoded by the coding sequence GTGACCGACACGTCCGCCACAACCGCACCGACCGCCGCCATGTTCCCACCCGGGCGGTACGGACGACGACGCGCGCCCCGAGCGCGCCGGCCGTGGCTCGTCGCGCTGCTCACGGCGGTGGCGGTGCTGGTCGGGACGGCGATCGCCGGCCGGCTCTACACGCTCTACGGCGACCCGCTGCACCAGCCCGAGGTGATCACCTACACCGAGGCCACCGAGGACGGGATCACCATCGACTTCGCCGTCACGGTGCCCCCCGGCGGTGCGACGACCTGCCTGGTCAGGGCCCGGTCGCGGGACGGGGCGGAGGTGGGCCGGTCCGAGGTGACCGTCCGGGCCGAACCGGGCGAACGACACGTCCGCACCACGTACCGGCTGGCCACCGAACGGGTCGCGTTCCTGGGCGAGGTGCCACGTTGCCGACCCGCCGACTGA
- the mca gene encoding mycothiol conjugate amidase Mca, translating to MAEQLRLMAVHAHPDDESSKGAATMARYVAEGAQVLVVTCTGGERGSVLNPKLDRPDVWENIAEIRRAEMDAARAILGVEQAWLGFVDSGLPEGDPLPPLPDGCFALEPLEEAAGPLVRLMREFRPHVVTTYDEDGGYPHPDHIMCNRVSVAAFEAAGDPARYPGVGGEPWQPLKLYYCMSFTKARILALHEGMLAIGRESPYQEWMDRWEERPDKGDRITTRVDCADYFPVRDDALRAHATQVDPDGFWFQVPMEVQRQAWPTEDFELVRSFVDSPKPESDLFAGIREGLGHS from the coding sequence TTGGCTGAGCAACTGCGTCTGATGGCGGTGCACGCCCATCCTGACGACGAGTCCAGCAAGGGTGCCGCGACGATGGCTCGGTACGTCGCGGAAGGTGCCCAGGTGCTGGTGGTGACCTGCACCGGCGGGGAGCGGGGCAGTGTGCTGAACCCGAAACTCGACCGGCCGGACGTGTGGGAGAACATCGCCGAGATCCGCCGGGCCGAGATGGACGCCGCCCGGGCGATCCTCGGCGTCGAGCAGGCCTGGTTGGGTTTCGTCGACTCGGGTCTGCCCGAGGGCGATCCGCTGCCGCCGCTGCCGGACGGGTGTTTCGCCCTGGAGCCGCTGGAGGAGGCGGCCGGGCCGTTGGTGCGGTTGATGCGGGAGTTCCGTCCGCACGTGGTGACCACCTACGACGAGGACGGCGGTTATCCGCACCCGGACCACATCATGTGCAACCGGGTGAGCGTCGCCGCGTTCGAGGCGGCCGGTGACCCGGCCCGCTACCCGGGTGTCGGTGGCGAGCCGTGGCAGCCGTTGAAGCTGTACTACTGCATGAGCTTCACCAAGGCGCGGATTCTCGCGCTGCACGAGGGGATGCTCGCGATCGGTCGGGAGTCGCCGTACCAGGAGTGGATGGACCGGTGGGAGGAGCGCCCGGACAAGGGCGACCGGATCACCACCCGGGTCGACTGCGCCGACTACTTCCCGGTCCGCGACGACGCGCTGCGCGCGCACGCCACCCAGGTCGATCCGGACGGCTTCTGGTTCCAGGTGCCGATGGAGGTGCAGCGGCAGGCCTGGCCGACCGAGGATTTCGAGTTGGTCCGGTCGTTCGTCGATAGCCCGAAGCCGGAATCCGACCTGTTTGCCGGGATTCGCGAGGGGCTCGGCCACTCCTGA
- a CDS encoding bifunctional diguanylate cyclase/phosphodiesterase, with product MTPARPEPAATADQATTETLDGGGQWRLPVFTVAVGVAAVATIAIGLLTGSAPQTSALPPPAGFAIVAALLGVAQLARLRFRIGTGTVSFTWGEAALIVGLYVLPAGWLPAAAAVGVGIAWTLLSIFSEPRTVPEILRVTASLTVAVAAAGVAARAVADPYAQQLTPLLAAAMLLGGLVYLLITAALATVALSLRHGRPFGATLLHALRNKLLMFVGNVLVGLVTVGMLGHDPRWLLLLPPVLWLLQQTYGHRLRVEDERRAWQEFARATRALNQLDEPAVVGAGVAGGLALFGAERVEIDVRQVDGRLWRYVGDADGGLRRSEPPADPVDPVAAAEDVADDAADDATDQMLVHPLTVGRTGVGELRIHLPASTMPRSRDRNALSAFGDALAAALHDAATERALRHLTDRTMHRSMHDPVTELLNRAALLTKGDAALHRLEHDHPVALLLLDIKGFKEVNDTLGNAAGDELLQSAARRLSDRLRPGELLGRLGNDEFALLLTSLSPAAAGCVERTSPTGVAMRRAREITAMLAEPTEVAGVRMSVEGALGVVVAGAGTADMNELLRRANIAMSQAKAIGGSVAGYDSAKDAANTDQLALLAELRAALDVDDQLELALQPAVDLATGGPTGVEALIRWRHPRRGRLTPVHFVRAVEGSELLAPFTRYVVDRALSAAAEWAAHGIDVPISVNISARSLLDPQLPAEIGELLRRHQVPAHRLVLEITETVVMSELEIIDEVLASLREMGVQLAVDDFGTGFSSLAFLTRVTVDELKVDRSFVVRMADSPRDAAIVRHTVRLGREMGLRVVAEGVETADQRATLAALGCAAAQGYHFFKPMPADKVLAVLRSLADSAQAQIYPLRADGAS from the coding sequence GTGACGCCGGCGCGGCCGGAACCGGCTGCGACCGCGGACCAGGCGACGACCGAAACCCTGGACGGCGGGGGCCAGTGGCGGCTGCCCGTCTTCACCGTCGCCGTCGGTGTGGCCGCCGTCGCCACCATCGCCATCGGGCTGCTCACCGGGTCGGCCCCGCAGACGTCGGCGCTCCCGCCCCCGGCCGGATTCGCGATCGTCGCGGCGCTGCTCGGCGTCGCGCAACTCGCCCGACTGCGGTTCCGCATCGGAACCGGCACGGTCAGCTTCACCTGGGGCGAGGCCGCCCTCATCGTCGGGCTCTACGTCCTCCCGGCCGGCTGGCTGCCGGCCGCCGCCGCAGTCGGCGTGGGCATCGCCTGGACCCTGCTGTCGATCTTCTCCGAGCCCCGTACCGTGCCGGAGATCCTCCGGGTCACCGCGTCGTTGACCGTCGCCGTCGCGGCGGCCGGCGTCGCCGCCCGGGCGGTCGCCGACCCGTACGCCCAGCAGCTCACCCCACTGCTCGCCGCCGCCATGCTCCTCGGCGGGCTGGTCTATCTGCTGATCACCGCCGCCCTCGCCACGGTCGCCCTGTCACTGCGGCACGGCCGGCCGTTCGGTGCCACCCTGCTGCACGCGCTGCGCAACAAGCTGCTGATGTTCGTCGGCAACGTCCTGGTCGGGCTGGTCACGGTCGGGATGCTCGGTCACGATCCGCGTTGGCTGCTGCTGCTGCCCCCGGTGCTGTGGCTGCTGCAGCAGACCTACGGCCACCGGCTGCGGGTTGAGGACGAGCGTCGGGCCTGGCAGGAGTTCGCCCGGGCGACCCGGGCGCTCAACCAGCTCGACGAGCCGGCCGTCGTCGGTGCCGGGGTCGCCGGCGGGCTGGCCCTGTTCGGTGCCGAGCGGGTCGAGATCGACGTGCGGCAGGTCGACGGCAGGCTGTGGCGCTACGTCGGCGACGCCGACGGCGGGTTGCGCCGATCGGAGCCGCCGGCCGATCCCGTCGACCCCGTCGCGGCGGCTGAGGACGTCGCGGACGATGCTGCGGACGACGCCACCGACCAGATGCTCGTCCACCCGCTCACGGTCGGCCGGACCGGCGTCGGTGAGCTGCGGATCCACCTGCCGGCCAGCACCATGCCGAGGTCCCGGGACCGCAACGCGCTCTCCGCCTTCGGTGACGCGCTCGCCGCAGCCCTGCACGACGCGGCGACCGAGCGGGCACTGCGCCACCTCACCGACCGGACCATGCACCGGTCGATGCACGATCCGGTGACCGAGCTGCTCAACCGGGCGGCGCTGCTCACCAAGGGGGACGCCGCTCTGCACCGGCTGGAGCACGATCATCCGGTCGCTCTGCTGCTGCTCGACATCAAGGGCTTCAAAGAGGTCAACGACACCCTGGGCAACGCCGCCGGCGACGAGCTGCTGCAGTCCGCCGCTCGGCGGCTCAGCGACCGACTCCGCCCCGGCGAGCTGCTCGGCCGACTCGGCAACGACGAGTTCGCCCTGCTCCTGACCTCGCTGAGCCCGGCGGCGGCCGGTTGCGTCGAGCGGACCTCGCCGACCGGGGTGGCGATGCGCCGGGCCCGCGAGATAACCGCGATGCTGGCCGAGCCGACCGAGGTCGCCGGCGTGCGGATGTCGGTCGAAGGCGCACTCGGCGTGGTGGTCGCCGGTGCCGGCACCGCCGACATGAACGAACTGCTCCGCCGGGCGAACATCGCGATGAGCCAGGCGAAGGCGATCGGCGGTAGCGTCGCCGGCTACGACAGCGCGAAGGACGCCGCCAACACCGACCAGTTGGCACTACTGGCCGAACTGCGCGCCGCGCTGGACGTCGACGACCAGCTCGAACTGGCCCTGCAACCGGCGGTCGACCTCGCCACCGGCGGGCCGACCGGGGTGGAGGCGCTGATCCGGTGGCGGCATCCGCGCCGCGGCCGGCTCACCCCGGTCCACTTCGTCAGAGCGGTCGAGGGCAGTGAACTGCTCGCCCCGTTCACCCGGTACGTCGTCGACCGGGCGTTGTCGGCCGCCGCCGAGTGGGCGGCGCACGGCATCGACGTACCGATCTCGGTCAACATCTCGGCCCGGAGCCTGCTCGACCCGCAGTTGCCGGCCGAGATCGGCGAGCTGCTGCGCCGCCACCAGGTCCCGGCCCACCGGTTGGTGCTGGAGATCACCGAGACGGTGGTGATGAGCGAGTTGGAGATCATCGACGAGGTGCTGGCCAGCCTCCGGGAGATGGGCGTCCAGCTCGCCGTCGACGACTTCGGCACGGGGTTCTCCTCGCTGGCCTTCCTGACCCGGGTCACCGTCGACGAGTTGAAGGTCGACCGGTCCTTCGTGGTCCGGATGGCCGACTCGCCACGCGACGCCGCCATCGTGCGACACACCGTCCGGCTGGGCCGGGAGATGGGCCTGCGGGTGGTCGCCGAGGGGGTGGAGACCGCCGACCAGCGGGCCACCCTGGCTGCCCTCGGCTGCGCCGCCGCCCAGGGCTACCACTTCTTCAAGCCGATGCCCGCCGACAAGGTGCTCGCGGTGCTCCGGTCCCTGGCGGACTCCGCGCAGGCCCAGATCTACCCGCTGCGCGCGGACGGTGCGTCGTGA
- a CDS encoding HAD-IA family hydrolase: MTGGPSGAVRDWLVFDYGQVISLPQPSAAVAAMAQLAGLPQATFDEGYWRHRDAYDAGWPADRYWSHVVGRPLSADDPLVAELDRADIASWSQLNPRTVELVTGLAADGHGLALLSNAPESIATAIDSADWAAVFHHRLFSCRLALTKPDPAIFAALLHRLGAPADRVTFVDDRPENVQAAAEAGLTALRYPDVPVPTRR, encoded by the coding sequence GTGACCGGCGGGCCCAGCGGTGCCGTCCGGGACTGGCTGGTCTTCGACTACGGCCAGGTCATCTCGCTGCCGCAGCCGTCGGCTGCGGTGGCCGCCATGGCCCAGCTGGCCGGCCTGCCGCAGGCCACCTTCGACGAGGGGTACTGGCGGCACCGGGACGCCTACGACGCCGGCTGGCCGGCCGACCGCTACTGGAGCCACGTGGTCGGTCGGCCGCTGTCCGCCGACGATCCGCTCGTGGCCGAACTGGACCGGGCCGACATCGCCAGCTGGTCGCAGCTGAATCCGCGTACCGTCGAACTCGTCACCGGCCTTGCCGCCGACGGACACGGCCTGGCGCTGCTGTCCAACGCCCCCGAGTCCATCGCCACGGCGATCGACTCGGCCGACTGGGCGGCGGTGTTCCACCACCGGCTGTTCAGCTGCCGGCTGGCGTTGACCAAACCCGATCCGGCGATCTTCGCGGCGCTGCTGCACCGGCTCGGCGCGCCTGCCGACCGGGTCACCTTCGTCGACGACCGCCCGGAGAACGTCCAGGCCGCCGCCGAGGCGGGCCTCACCGCGCTGCGATACCCGGACGTTCCGGTGCCGACCCGGCGGTGA